In Microbacterium esteraromaticum, the following proteins share a genomic window:
- a CDS encoding sulfatase: MRPNILVVMSDQFRAAALGILGEDPVSTPNLDRLADTGCLARQAVSCYPVCSPHRAMFLTGMRPEVNGVTLNVHSESALDGVGLRDGLPTWASILRDHGYRTGYIGKWHLEPPTAEDEQSGEGRRDDGKVWDAWSPPARRFGFDYWYSYGAADRHLAPHYWTAGAGRHERVDVDRWSAEHETDIAVEHIAGLDDAEPFALMLSLNPPHQPFDQVPERYRGMYAEFDERSLLTRPNVPWGTEASAEAAAIARDYFAAVTGVDEQVGRLAAAVERRGGARPTVILFTSDHGMQLGSHGLMYKNVAYEESMRLPLIVHSPGLVPAGKADVLIDSLDFAPTILGLAGVTTRDPRMAGRDRSAALLATSASAREGDPSDAALYLRYPARSDPTSARGLRTRDEKIVATWHPSDGLEVEYFELRRDPFELDSRPDDPAAALLADALMRMLDETGDAWAGRDALAATYPESAVRACRVRA, translated from the coding sequence CCTCGGCGAAGACCCGGTGAGCACCCCGAATCTCGATCGTCTCGCCGACACGGGCTGCCTGGCGCGTCAGGCGGTCAGCTGCTATCCGGTGTGCAGCCCCCATCGCGCCATGTTCCTCACCGGCATGCGGCCCGAGGTGAACGGGGTCACGCTCAACGTCCACTCCGAGTCGGCTCTCGACGGCGTGGGGCTGCGAGACGGACTGCCGACGTGGGCGAGCATCCTGCGCGACCACGGCTACCGGACCGGCTACATCGGCAAGTGGCATCTTGAACCGCCGACAGCGGAAGACGAGCAGTCGGGCGAGGGGCGTCGCGACGACGGGAAGGTCTGGGATGCCTGGTCGCCGCCCGCCCGACGGTTCGGCTTCGACTACTGGTACTCCTACGGTGCGGCCGATCGGCACCTCGCCCCGCACTACTGGACCGCGGGTGCCGGCCGGCACGAGCGCGTCGATGTCGACCGCTGGTCGGCCGAGCACGAGACCGACATCGCCGTGGAGCACATCGCCGGACTCGACGATGCCGAGCCGTTCGCGCTGATGCTGTCGCTCAATCCTCCGCACCAGCCGTTCGATCAGGTGCCCGAGCGCTATCGCGGGATGTACGCCGAATTCGACGAGCGCTCGTTGCTCACGCGCCCAAATGTGCCGTGGGGCACCGAGGCGAGTGCCGAGGCGGCGGCGATCGCGCGCGACTACTTCGCCGCCGTCACAGGTGTCGACGAGCAGGTCGGCCGGCTCGCCGCCGCAGTGGAGAGGCGCGGCGGTGCACGCCCGACGGTCATCCTGTTCACCTCCGACCACGGCATGCAGCTGGGCAGTCACGGGCTGATGTACAAGAACGTGGCGTACGAGGAGTCGATGCGCCTTCCGCTCATCGTGCACTCTCCGGGGCTCGTCCCGGCGGGGAAGGCCGACGTGCTGATCGACTCGCTCGACTTCGCGCCGACGATTCTGGGGCTCGCCGGTGTCACGACGCGAGATCCGCGGATGGCAGGGCGCGACCGCTCAGCCGCACTCCTCGCGACGTCCGCATCCGCCCGCGAGGGAGACCCGAGCGATGCCGCCCTGTACCTGCGGTACCCCGCACGCTCGGACCCGACGAGCGCCAGGGGACTGCGCACGCGCGACGAGAAGATCGTGGCCACCTGGCATCCGTCCGACGGGCTGGAGGTCGAGTACTTCGAGCTCCGGCGCGACCCGTTCGAGCTCGACAGCAGGCCGGACGACCCCGCCGCCGCGCTGCTCGCCGACGCGCTGATGCGCATGCTCGACGAGACCGGAGACGCATGGGCGGGCCGCGACGCTCTCGCCGCGACCTACCCCGAGTCAGCGGTCAGGGCCTGCCGGGTCAGGGCCTGA